GTCGGGGTCAGCACTCGGGGTGCTGGGCGCTGGTGGCTTCGGCTCGGACGTGGCCTCCAGGGTGAACGTGCCGTCGACCGGTGCGCCGCCCGCCCTGCCGACGGAGACCTTGTCGGCGCCGAGGTACCAGGGGGAGCCTGGGTGGCGCATGACGCGAAGCACTTTGTCGCCCGTGCCGACGAACCACCCGTCGGCGTCGCTCTGCACCTCACCCGTCACGCCGAGCGCCTGGGCCAGCGCGGCGATCCGCTCGGTGCCGGTGTCGCCCTTGGTGACCGTACGGACGGGCCCCTCGGTGGGGACGCCGGCGAGGAGGCGTTCGGGGATGACGATCTCCCCGGAGTACATCGCGGGCATCGAGCTGCCCGTCGCGGCGTCGCGCGGGGCGGCACCGCCGCCCTCGGCGCGGAAGCCCATGGACAGCGGCAGGCGGCGCGGCTCGCCGCTGCCGGCGCCACCGTCGCGGCCCGCGGCGAGGGCGAGAAGACCGCCGAGCACCGCGGCGAAGACCGCGACGGGCGCCGTGCGGCGTACGAGCACCGAGCGTTCCATGGCGAACCCTCTCCGAGGAGCAGTGTGACGATCATGGGACGGGGGTGTGACGGATTCGGTTCCACCGCCCGCGGACGGGTACGAGCGCGGCATGACTGAGCAGACCCCGGAGCGCACCGAGATGCCCGACGACGAGGCCGGCAACGGCGTCGCGGTACCCGACGACCCCTCGGCCGAGGCCGCGCAGGAGGGCGTGCAGACGGCGTTCTCCGTGGACCCGTGACGGTTCCTGTCGCAGGGCGGCGCTAGCCTGGCGGCATGGCAGAAGCGTTCCTGGTCGGCGGTGTCCGCACCCCGATGGGCAAGTACGGCGGGCAGCTCGCGGGCGTCCGCCCGGACGACCTCGCGGCCCTCGTGGTCGGCGAGGCGGTACGCCGTGCCGGGCTCGACCCGGCGGCCGTCGACGAGGTCGTCCTGGGTGCGGCCAACCAGGCCGGCGAGGACAACCGCAACGTCGCGCGCATGGCGTTGCTGCTGGCAGGGCTGCCGGACAGCGTCCCCGGCTACACCGTCAACCGCCTCTGCGCCAGCGGTCTGACGGCCATCGGCGCGGCCGCCGCGCAGGTCAAGGCGGGCGAGGCCGACGTCGTCGTCGCGGGCGGTGTCGAGTCGATGACGCGGGCGCCGTACGTCATGGCGAAGCCGGGCACCCCGTGGGCCAAGGCGCCGGAGGTGTTCGACACGTCGCTGGGCTGGCGGTTCGTCAACCCGCGGCAGGCGGCAGTGCCCAAGCGCACGCTGCCGATGGGCGAGACCGCCGAGGAGGTCGCGGCGCTCGACGGCATCACGCGCGAGGACTCCGACCGATGGGCGCTGCGTTCGCACGACAGGGCCGTCGATGCGCAGAAGGCGGGGCGGTTCGACGCCGAGATCGTCGCGGTCGACGGGGTCGAGACCGACGAGGGGCCGCGGCCTGGCTCCTCGCTGGAGAAGCTGGCGTCGTTGAAGCCGGTGTTCCGGCCCGACGGGGTGGTGACGGCGGGGTCGTCGTCGCCACTGTCCGACGGCGCGGCGGCGCTGCTCGTCGTGAGCGAGGCGGCGGTGGAGCGGTACGGCCTGACGCCGCGCGCGCGGGTCGTCACCAGCGCGGCGGCCGGCGTCGAGGCGCACCTCATGGGCATCGGGCCCGTGCCGGCGACGGAGAAGGCGCTGTCCCGCGCGGGCTGGTCGGTGGCCGACCTGGACGCGGTCGAGCTGAACGAAGCGTTCGCCGTGCAGGTGCTGGCCTGCCTGCGGCGGCTCGGCATCGAGGAGGGAATCGTCAACGCCGACGGCGGCGCGATCGCGCTCGGCCACCCGCTGGGCTGCTCGGGGGCGCGGCTGACGGTGACGTTGCTGGGGCGGATGGAACGAGAGGGGGCGCGGCGGGGGCTGTCCACGATGTGCGTGGGCGTCGGCCAGGGCGCGGCGATGCTGGTCGAGCGGGTCTAGTCGGTCTCGACGGCGGCGGCCTGGTCGAGCGCGAGACGTACGACCTCGGCGGTGTCGGGGTCGCGTTCCGGCGTGACCACGGAGACGACGAACATCCGCGACCCGCGGGCGAACGCCACGCGCTGCGCGTGCCTGCCCGCCGAGTCCGGCGGTTCGAAGAACGCGCCCGCGTCGAGCCCCTGCGGCGGTGCGAACGGCGTCGCGCCGCGGTCGAGCACGGCGTCGACATAGGCCACGCGCAGCGCCACCGCGTCGGCGGGTGACCCCAGCTGTACCGCGAGCACGACGACGGCGCGGACCGGCTCGCCGGGCCGGCGGCCCCACGCGCGCAGCTCCGCGTCCTCGAACCCAGGTACGTCGTCACCGGTCCGCAGCACGTCCGCCGTCCGCGCCTCCGACAGCGTGCCGCCGCCGGACTCGGCGTCGTCGAGGCGGACGTAGCCCGCGGGCGGCCGGATGTCGTCGCCGAGCGAGGAGCCGCCGTCCGGCGCGCGCAGCAGGAGCACCGCGCCGACCGCCACGAACCCGAGCAGGAACAGTCCCACCAGCGCCAGCGCGCAGCCCGCGCGGGAGGCGCGTTCGTCCGCGAGCGGCGGCGCCGCCCAGGCGTCGCGGGGGGCCTCGGTCACGAACCACCCTCGCACGCCGGTACGCTCGCCCGATGCGCATCGCCGTCACCGGGTCCATCGCGACCGACTACCTCATGACCTTCCAGGGCCGCTTCGCCGACCAGCTGCTCCCCGACCAGCTGCACAGGCTGTCGCTGTCGTTCCTCGCGGACGAGCTCGACCGCCGCCGCGGCGGCGTCGCGGCGAACATCGCGTTCGGCATGGCGCAGCTCGGCGAGGCGCCGCTGCTCGTCGGCGCCGTCGGCAGCGACTGGACCGACTACGAGGCCTGGCTCTCCCGCCACGGCGTCGACACGTCCTCGGTGCACGTCAGCGAGCTCAGGCACACCGCGCGGTTCTTCTGCACGACCGACCAGGAGCAGTGCCAGATCGCGACGTTCTACCCGGGCGCGATGAGCGAGTCGCGCGACATCGAGCTCGGCCCCATCGCCGAACGGCACGGCGGGCTCGACCTCGTCGTCGTCTCCCCGAACGACCCGCAGGCGATGCTCCGCCACACGGAGGAGGCGCGGGCGCTGGGGATCGCGTTCGTGGCCGACCCGAGCCAGCAGCTCTCGTCGCTGGAGGGCGAGCAGATCCGCACGCTCGTCGACGGCGCGCGGTTCCTCATCACGAACGACTACGAGGCCGCCCTCATCGAGAACAAGACCGGCTGGTCCGCCGACGAGGTCCTCGACCACGTCGAGACCCGCATCACGACGCACGGCGCCAAGGGCTGCGTCG
The Frankiaceae bacterium genome window above contains:
- a CDS encoding thiolase family protein codes for the protein MAEAFLVGGVRTPMGKYGGQLAGVRPDDLAALVVGEAVRRAGLDPAAVDEVVLGAANQAGEDNRNVARMALLLAGLPDSVPGYTVNRLCASGLTAIGAAAAQVKAGEADVVVAGGVESMTRAPYVMAKPGTPWAKAPEVFDTSLGWRFVNPRQAAVPKRTLPMGETAEEVAALDGITREDSDRWALRSHDRAVDAQKAGRFDAEIVAVDGVETDEGPRPGSSLEKLASLKPVFRPDGVVTAGSSSPLSDGAAALLVVSEAAVERYGLTPRARVVTSAAAGVEAHLMGIGPVPATEKALSRAGWSVADLDAVELNEAFAVQVLACLRRLGIEEGIVNADGGAIALGHPLGCSGARLTVTLLGRMEREGARRGLSTMCVGVGQGAAMLVERV
- a CDS encoding carbohydrate kinase family protein, with the protein product MRIAVTGSIATDYLMTFQGRFADQLLPDQLHRLSLSFLADELDRRRGGVAANIAFGMAQLGEAPLLVGAVGSDWTDYEAWLSRHGVDTSSVHVSELRHTARFFCTTDQEQCQIATFYPGAMSESRDIELGPIAERHGGLDLVVVSPNDPQAMLRHTEEARALGIAFVADPSQQLSSLEGEQIRTLVDGARFLITNDYEAALIENKTGWSADEVLDHVETRITTHGAKGCVVQRRGEADVEVPVVPEERKADPTGVGDAFRAGFLSGQSWGLGLERSAQVGTLLATYVLETVGTQEYTVVPEAFLTRFAGTYGDAAAAEVKAHLPG